The Congregibacter litoralis KT71 genome contains a region encoding:
- a CDS encoding amidohydrolase, translating into MPLTDNLTTLTTLMSKAQRKLLSTTLGGILVGAALSAGAATDSPGALDPAVAAKIKDVTPQVVAWRRDIHANPELGNQEFRTSALVAEHLRTLGMEVQTGIANTGVIGILRGGDGPVVALRADMDGLPVTEQVDIPFASKVTTEYNGETVGVMHACGHDNHVAILMGVAEVLAGMGDDLPGTVMFLFQPAEEGVLDAEEWGAKQMLSEGAFDDLKPDVVFGLHVFPYPVGMIATRPEGLMAAADRYEIVVKGRQTHGAMPWGGVDPIVTASQIVLGLQTIASRQVDVTNAPSIISVGRIEGGLRNNIIPGEVELEGTIRTFDENMRDDIHERIRNTAEHIAASAGATAEVSIIKGYPVLKNDTALYKRMKPTLSRVAGKGFLEGKPVTGAEDFSYFANEVPGLFLFLGVGSDDPKLVHPNHSPLFYADERALPLGVTALTALTLDFMQGR; encoded by the coding sequence ATGCCCCTTACAGACAATCTCACCACCCTCACCACTCTTATGTCCAAAGCCCAACGGAAGCTTTTGTCGACAACTTTAGGCGGCATCCTCGTGGGTGCTGCTCTGAGCGCCGGCGCTGCGACGGATAGTCCGGGCGCTCTGGACCCGGCAGTGGCCGCAAAAATCAAGGATGTCACACCCCAGGTTGTTGCCTGGCGGCGCGATATCCACGCCAACCCGGAACTGGGTAATCAGGAGTTTCGCACCTCAGCGCTGGTCGCGGAGCATCTGCGGACGCTGGGCATGGAGGTGCAGACGGGCATCGCAAATACCGGCGTCATCGGCATTCTGCGCGGTGGCGATGGCCCCGTAGTCGCCCTGCGCGCCGATATGGATGGCCTGCCGGTCACGGAGCAGGTGGACATTCCTTTCGCATCCAAGGTCACCACCGAATACAACGGTGAAACCGTGGGCGTCATGCACGCCTGTGGCCACGACAACCACGTAGCGATTCTCATGGGCGTCGCCGAGGTACTGGCTGGTATGGGTGACGATCTGCCGGGCACGGTCATGTTTCTCTTCCAACCCGCCGAAGAAGGTGTGCTCGACGCAGAGGAGTGGGGTGCCAAGCAGATGCTCAGCGAGGGCGCCTTCGATGATCTCAAACCCGACGTAGTTTTTGGTCTCCACGTGTTCCCCTATCCTGTGGGCATGATCGCCACCCGTCCCGAAGGGCTTATGGCAGCAGCTGATCGCTACGAAATCGTGGTCAAGGGTCGTCAGACCCACGGTGCTATGCCCTGGGGCGGGGTTGATCCCATCGTGACCGCCAGCCAAATCGTTCTGGGGTTGCAAACCATTGCCTCCCGGCAGGTTGACGTAACCAACGCGCCGTCGATCATCAGCGTTGGCCGCATCGAAGGCGGGCTGCGCAACAACATCATCCCCGGCGAAGTGGAGCTCGAAGGAACTATCCGAACCTTTGATGAGAACATGCGTGACGACATCCACGAGCGGATTCGCAACACCGCGGAGCATATCGCGGCGAGTGCCGGTGCCACCGCCGAAGTCTCCATCATAAAAGGCTACCCGGTGCTGAAAAACGACACGGCGCTGTACAAGCGGATGAAACCAACGCTCAGCCGCGTCGCCGGCAAGGGCTTTTTAGAGGGGAAACCCGTCACCGGTGCCGAAGATTTCTCTTACTTTGCCAACGAAGTGCCCGGGCTGTTTCTGTTCCTCGGCGTGGGCTCCGATGACCCGAAGCTCGTACACCCCAATCACTCGCCGCTGTTTTATGCAGACGAGCGTGCCCTACCCCTCGGCGTGACGGCTCTGACCGCTCTCACCCTGGACTTCATGCAGGGCAGGTAA
- a CDS encoding class I SAM-dependent methyltransferase: MWHYIANEMTSKDRLGQSLLHIAPEACISDRLREAIGAGYVSADLFASNVDVQMDITDIQLPENSFDSIHCSHVLEHVEDDHKAMTELFRVLKPGGTALLAVPISRQETYEDSTIVLPEERLKAFGQRDHVRIYGLDFADRVAAAGFKVTRITPETYLTPLDRKTFGITEHAGDIFLAEKRQETGA; this comes from the coding sequence ATGTGGCACTACATCGCCAATGAAATGACCTCAAAAGATCGTCTTGGGCAATCATTGCTGCACATAGCCCCGGAAGCCTGCATCTCCGATCGGCTACGCGAAGCCATCGGTGCCGGATATGTCTCCGCAGACCTTTTCGCATCAAACGTAGATGTGCAAATGGACATAACAGACATCCAGCTGCCCGAGAACAGTTTTGACAGCATTCACTGTAGTCACGTGCTGGAGCACGTAGAGGATGACCATAAGGCAATGACTGAGCTATTCCGAGTACTCAAACCAGGCGGCACGGCTCTGCTGGCAGTCCCCATATCCAGACAGGAGACCTACGAGGATTCAACCATAGTGCTGCCCGAGGAGCGTCTCAAGGCCTTTGGTCAACGTGATCACGTGCGCATTTACGGGCTGGATTTTGCAGACAGGGTAGCCGCAGCAGGCTTTAAGGTAACCCGCATCACGCCTGAGACATATCTCACGCCGCTTGATCGAAAAACCTTTGGTATCACCGAGCATGCCGGCGATATATTTCTTGCTGAGAAAAGACAGGAGACGGGCGCATAA
- the rfbF gene encoding glucose-1-phosphate cytidylyltransferase: MKAVILAGGLGTRISEETSLRPKPMIQIGGRPILWHIMKLYSHHGVNDFVICCGYMGHVIKEYFANYFLHMSDVSFDLRENRMSVHSQRAEPWSVTLVDTGESSSTGGRIKRVSSYVENEDCFFLTYGDGVSDIDIASSREFHLSHKKKATVSAVLPPARFGALDIHDGVVRGFEEKPHGDGAHINGGFFVLSPEILDYIDDDNTVWEAGPMEKLASEGQMMPFMHEGFWYPMDTLRDKTRLDDLWRSDRAPWKVWSD, translated from the coding sequence ATGAAAGCTGTTATTTTGGCCGGAGGTCTCGGCACGCGTATTAGTGAAGAGACGAGTCTGCGTCCCAAGCCAATGATTCAGATCGGTGGCAGGCCCATTCTCTGGCACATTATGAAGCTGTATTCGCATCACGGGGTCAACGACTTTGTTATCTGTTGTGGCTATATGGGTCACGTGATCAAGGAATACTTCGCTAACTACTTCCTGCACATGTCTGACGTCAGCTTTGATTTGCGTGAGAACAGGATGTCTGTCCATAGTCAGCGCGCCGAGCCCTGGTCGGTCACCTTGGTAGACACGGGCGAGAGCTCAAGTACCGGTGGACGTATCAAACGCGTTAGCTCCTATGTAGAAAACGAGGACTGCTTTTTTCTGACCTATGGCGACGGAGTCAGCGATATTGATATCGCCTCCAGTCGCGAGTTTCATCTCAGTCATAAAAAAAAGGCGACGGTGAGTGCCGTATTGCCGCCCGCTCGCTTTGGCGCCCTTGATATTCACGACGGTGTTGTCCGCGGCTTTGAGGAAAAGCCCCATGGAGATGGTGCGCACATCAACGGCGGATTTTTTGTGCTCTCTCCCGAGATTCTCGATTACATCGATGATGACAATACGGTCTGGGAAGCTGGGCCCATGGAAAAGCTGGCCTCCGAGGGGCAGATGATGCCGTTCATGCATGAGGGGTTTTGGTACCCCATGGATACCCTTCGAGATAAAACGCGTCTCGATGACCTCTGGCGAAGCGATCGGGCGCCGTGGAAAGTCTGGAGTGACTAA
- the rfbG gene encoding CDP-glucose 4,6-dehydratase, producing MTNFVSPDFWEGKRVFVTGHTGFKGAWLSSWLLSMGAEVHGYALTPVYHRSPYELAELSARITETLADINDARSVSDALNAANPHIVFHLAAQPLVRSSYREPVQTYATNVMGTVNLLAALQHCRSLQAVVVVTTDKCYLNQELERGYNEDDRLGGSDPYSSSKACVELLVKSWYQSFMREGNVRNHSAGLATVRAGNVIGGGDWSEDRLIPDVLRALERGDEPVIRNPAAVRPWQYVLDPLAGYLTLAQRLAADPSGYSEPWNFGPDRSDARSVGEVVERLLKLLSPESTWTYVADSVMAETSRLYLDCSKVHSRLGWRPQFGLDSALDRVAAWHARESDGADMSAFMDSEVTNYTQEAKQQTHGS from the coding sequence GTGACTAATTTCGTCAGTCCCGATTTTTGGGAAGGAAAGCGCGTGTTCGTCACCGGGCATACAGGTTTCAAGGGTGCGTGGCTTTCCAGCTGGTTGTTATCGATGGGAGCTGAGGTGCATGGCTACGCTCTGACGCCGGTGTATCACCGCAGTCCCTATGAACTGGCAGAACTGTCGGCGCGAATTACCGAGACACTTGCGGATATCAACGATGCGAGATCCGTCAGCGATGCCCTGAACGCAGCCAACCCTCATATCGTCTTTCATCTGGCGGCTCAGCCGCTTGTCAGATCTTCCTATCGTGAGCCCGTGCAAACCTACGCAACTAACGTCATGGGCACGGTGAATCTACTGGCGGCATTGCAACATTGTCGATCTTTGCAGGCAGTCGTGGTCGTTACTACTGATAAGTGCTACCTCAACCAGGAGCTAGAGAGAGGCTATAACGAAGATGATCGTCTTGGCGGTTCGGACCCTTACAGCAGCAGCAAGGCCTGCGTAGAGTTGCTGGTGAAGAGCTGGTATCAATCGTTTATGCGTGAAGGCAATGTCCGCAATCACAGTGCCGGGCTTGCAACTGTCCGTGCGGGAAACGTGATAGGCGGCGGTGACTGGTCAGAGGATCGGCTGATTCCCGATGTTCTGCGAGCCCTGGAGCGTGGTGATGAGCCGGTCATACGCAATCCTGCTGCCGTGCGTCCCTGGCAATATGTTCTGGATCCTCTGGCCGGGTATCTGACGCTGGCCCAACGTCTCGCTGCTGATCCCAGTGGATATTCGGAGCCGTGGAACTTTGGGCCCGATCGCAGTGACGCCAGGTCCGTCGGTGAAGTCGTCGAAAGGCTTCTAAAGCTGCTCTCCCCCGAGAGTACCTGGACTTACGTGGCTGACTCCGTCATGGCAGAAACATCAAGGCTATACCTGGATTGCTCAAAGGTGCATTCCCGGCTTGGCTGGCGTCCGCAGTTTGGTCTGGATAGTGCACTCGATCGTGTTGCCGCCTGGCACGCTCGGGAGTCAGACGGTGCCGACATGTCGGCTTTTATGGACAGCGAAGTGACAAACTATACCCAAGAGGCAAAGCAGCAAACTCATGGATCGTGA
- the rfbH gene encoding lipopolysaccharide biosynthesis protein RfbH, whose translation MDRDQARQAILDAVLAYGNSTASEKLFVAGETAIPPSGKVVGGSELVHMVDASLDGWLTTGRFNAQFQKELAEYVGVRHTLTTVSGSAANLLAVTALTSPRFGHRALAPGDEVITVAAGFPTTVNPILQNGLVPVFVDIDIPTYNIDVSQLENALSEKTRAIVIAHTLGNPFNLAAVRAFADEHKLWLVEDSCDALGTTYDGRMVGTFGDVATLSFYPAHHITMGEGGAVMMRSSRLRKVLESFRDWGRDCYCEPGEDDTCGNRFDWQLGGLPQGYDHKYIYSHMGYNLKITDMQAACGLAQLQRIDDFVDKRKRNFRIAMESLKLFERYFILPEATPNSDPSWFGFPLTLREDCGFKRVDFLRFLDEKKIGTRLLFAGNLTRQPYFENRTYRTIGDLVNTDIAMNQTFWIGTWPELSQVHYEYIANCIDDFIRRTR comes from the coding sequence ATGGATCGTGATCAAGCTCGTCAGGCAATTCTGGACGCCGTTTTAGCTTACGGAAATTCGACCGCGTCAGAAAAGCTCTTTGTAGCCGGAGAGACCGCAATTCCGCCTTCGGGCAAAGTAGTGGGCGGCAGTGAGCTGGTGCATATGGTGGATGCATCATTAGATGGCTGGCTCACGACCGGGCGCTTCAATGCGCAATTTCAAAAGGAGCTTGCCGAGTACGTGGGTGTGCGGCATACGCTCACCACCGTATCGGGGTCTGCGGCAAACCTGCTTGCGGTTACTGCGCTCACCTCACCGCGTTTTGGACATCGTGCCCTGGCTCCCGGTGATGAGGTGATTACCGTAGCAGCGGGGTTTCCGACCACGGTGAATCCCATTCTGCAGAACGGCCTGGTGCCGGTATTCGTAGATATCGATATACCCACCTACAATATCGATGTGAGCCAATTGGAGAATGCGCTGTCTGAAAAGACCCGAGCTATCGTCATCGCGCATACCCTGGGCAACCCGTTTAATCTGGCAGCGGTGAGGGCTTTTGCAGACGAGCATAAGCTGTGGCTGGTCGAAGACAGCTGCGACGCTCTGGGAACTACTTATGACGGGCGAATGGTCGGCACGTTTGGGGATGTCGCTACGCTGAGTTTCTATCCTGCTCACCACATCACCATGGGAGAGGGCGGGGCGGTGATGATGAGATCCTCCCGGCTGCGCAAGGTGCTGGAGTCTTTTCGGGATTGGGGCAGGGATTGTTACTGCGAACCTGGGGAGGATGACACTTGTGGGAACCGTTTTGATTGGCAGTTAGGTGGCCTGCCCCAGGGTTACGATCACAAATACATTTACTCTCATATGGGCTACAACCTCAAAATCACGGATATGCAGGCGGCCTGCGGCCTGGCTCAGCTACAGCGCATTGATGATTTTGTCGATAAACGAAAACGCAACTTCCGCATCGCCATGGAGTCGCTCAAACTCTTTGAGCGCTACTTCATTCTACCCGAGGCAACGCCTAACTCCGATCCCTCCTGGTTCGGGTTTCCGTTGACGCTGCGTGAGGACTGCGGTTTTAAGCGGGTAGATTTTTTGCGTTTTTTGGATGAGAAGAAAATCGGCACGCGGCTGCTCTTTGCCGGCAACCTGACGCGACAGCCCTACTTCGAGAACCGGACCTACAGAACCATCGGAGACCTGGTTAACACGGACATCGCTATGAATCAGACGTTTTGGATTGGTACCTGGCCCGAACTCTCGCAGGTACACTACGAATACATCGCAAATTGCATTGACGATTTTATTAGGCGGACACGGTAG
- a CDS encoding NAD-dependent epimerase/dehydratase family protein: MAIKTSILNEDLDSIVGNVAGWGKLAGQTVLITGAAGFLGNYLVRTLLHLNARGVVEEPVRVIAGVRSMASMPERLKDLEGNRELTFAELDLSRIAITDLPPIDYVVHAASNASPRFYGPDPVGTLLPNTVGVAALLTACGDRHKGFLFISSSEIYGAAGGEVPLTEASPGTLDSALPRSCYGEGKRAGEALCVAWHSQYGAPVFIARPFHTYGPGLAEDDGRVFADFTYNAIREEDIHIRGDGTAQRAFCYVSDAIAGFFSILFWGQPGQAYNVANADAELSVRELAEVIVEVAPSPGLKVTVSDEGYRPGYMPSKLQRLLPSTAKLEALGWRARVSPREGFRRTIGAHL; encoded by the coding sequence GTGGCGATAAAAACCAGCATCTTGAATGAAGACCTTGATTCCATCGTCGGCAATGTGGCCGGTTGGGGGAAACTCGCAGGGCAGACCGTGCTCATCACGGGGGCAGCGGGCTTTCTGGGGAATTATCTCGTGCGAACGCTGCTGCATCTGAACGCCAGGGGGGTGGTCGAGGAGCCCGTGCGAGTGATCGCCGGCGTTCGCAGCATGGCGAGCATGCCTGAGCGGCTCAAGGATCTAGAGGGTAACCGGGAGCTCACATTCGCCGAGTTGGATCTCTCCAGAATTGCGATTACCGATCTGCCACCCATTGATTACGTGGTTCACGCGGCAAGTAACGCAAGTCCCCGATTTTATGGCCCGGACCCTGTGGGAACCCTGCTTCCGAATACCGTGGGCGTGGCTGCCCTGCTAACGGCTTGCGGAGATCGTCACAAAGGCTTTTTGTTTATCAGCTCCAGCGAAATATATGGTGCTGCCGGCGGTGAGGTGCCGTTGACAGAAGCCAGTCCCGGCACACTGGATTCAGCCTTACCACGCTCCTGTTACGGCGAGGGCAAGAGAGCCGGTGAGGCACTGTGCGTCGCCTGGCATTCGCAGTATGGTGCGCCCGTATTTATTGCGCGGCCTTTTCATACCTATGGACCGGGCCTGGCTGAGGACGACGGTAGAGTTTTTGCCGATTTTACTTACAACGCTATCAGGGAAGAGGATATTCATATTCGCGGTGACGGTACTGCTCAACGGGCTTTTTGCTACGTCAGTGATGCCATTGCCGGGTTCTTCTCCATTTTGTTTTGGGGGCAGCCCGGGCAGGCCTATAACGTGGCTAACGCCGATGCTGAGCTCTCAGTGAGAGAGCTGGCCGAGGTAATTGTCGAGGTGGCTCCCAGTCCGGGGCTTAAAGTCACAGTGAGTGATGAAGGGTATCGGCCCGGCTATATGCCAAGTAAGCTGCAAAGACTGCTACCCAGTACAGCCAAGCTGGAAGCTCTTGGCTGGCGTGCGCGAGTGTCTCCACGCGAAGGCTTTCGGCGCACCATAGGGGCTCACCTTTGA
- a CDS encoding FkbM family methyltransferase — translation MTLLELKKAFHEGSIDKASFIREANEFHSVLSHYPEVLVNSAVDEIKINVSGVAFHIAEDDLWIRYPPGESRVAPVEILNFGGYEPQETQLMLQLLRESQVIFDVGANIGWYTLLFARRFPGASIHAFEPLPYFSKFLVENVTANGFDNKVNTHSIGFSSEAGSVDIFLDKGNGTNASMRNVADAAGAISVPVEVVKMDDWCAEHALWPDFIKCDVEGAELLVVQGATKTLAERRPVVFLEILRKWSKAYDYHPNELIELLTGMGYECFGIGPDGAHRIQDVTEATPETNYVFLHLEAHSDLCEQMVGPSV, via the coding sequence TTGACATTATTGGAACTGAAAAAGGCTTTTCACGAAGGGTCTATTGACAAGGCCTCGTTTATTCGCGAGGCCAATGAGTTTCATAGCGTCCTGAGTCATTACCCCGAGGTGTTGGTTAACAGCGCCGTCGATGAGATTAAGATTAATGTCAGCGGGGTAGCCTTCCATATCGCTGAGGACGATCTATGGATTCGTTATCCGCCCGGCGAGTCCCGGGTAGCGCCCGTAGAGATACTCAATTTTGGCGGCTACGAACCGCAGGAAACGCAGCTGATGCTGCAGCTTTTGCGTGAGTCTCAGGTCATCTTCGATGTGGGTGCGAATATTGGCTGGTACACACTGCTGTTTGCCCGGCGGTTTCCCGGCGCAAGCATTCACGCCTTCGAGCCATTGCCGTATTTCAGCAAGTTCCTCGTCGAGAACGTGACCGCAAACGGGTTCGACAACAAAGTCAACACCCATTCCATTGGTTTTTCAAGTGAAGCCGGCTCGGTAGATATTTTTCTCGATAAAGGCAACGGGACAAATGCATCCATGCGCAATGTCGCCGATGCCGCAGGTGCCATCAGTGTGCCGGTCGAGGTCGTGAAAATGGATGACTGGTGCGCAGAGCACGCCCTGTGGCCGGATTTTATCAAGTGTGACGTTGAAGGCGCCGAGTTACTGGTGGTGCAGGGGGCGACAAAAACATTAGCTGAGCGACGCCCCGTTGTGTTTCTGGAGATCTTGCGCAAGTGGTCCAAAGCCTATGATTATCACCCCAACGAACTGATCGAGTTACTCACTGGGATGGGGTACGAGTGTTTCGGAATAGGACCTGACGGAGCCCATCGGATACAGGATGTTACCGAGGCTACTCCTGAGACCAACTATGTTTTTCTGCATCTAGAGGCACACAGTGATTTATGTGAGCAGATGGTTGGACCTTCGGTTTGA
- a CDS encoding transketolase, producing the protein MNSQSLALSVREQSLRMVHRARASHIGSALSIADILAVLYARVLRFDPAQPAAPDRDRFVLSKGHACVALYAALAEIGCFPVKELDEYGQDFSRLMNHVSHHVPGVEFSTGSLGHGLPFAAGKALAGKIAKQPWQVFVLLSDGEMDEGSNWEALMFAAHHGLDNLTAIIDYNKLQSLDTVDNTLGLEPLREKLAAFNWSVVEADGHDHDALESAIGSGSPGLPLVVIAHTVKGKGVSFMENEVLWHYRNPDDGLLDRALKDIAGSQRDA; encoded by the coding sequence TTGAACTCCCAGTCGCTAGCCTTATCGGTCCGTGAGCAGTCATTGCGTATGGTCCATCGTGCCAGGGCTTCTCATATCGGCAGCGCACTATCGATAGCCGACATTCTGGCGGTGCTTTATGCAAGGGTGTTGAGATTTGATCCGGCGCAACCCGCTGCCCCCGATCGAGATCGCTTCGTGCTGAGCAAGGGGCATGCTTGCGTAGCGCTCTATGCGGCGCTTGCGGAAATTGGGTGCTTCCCTGTGAAGGAGCTTGACGAGTACGGGCAGGATTTTTCCAGGCTTATGAATCACGTGAGTCACCACGTCCCCGGCGTTGAATTTTCTACCGGCTCGCTGGGACATGGGCTTCCATTTGCAGCTGGCAAAGCGCTTGCGGGCAAGATCGCAAAACAGCCTTGGCAGGTCTTTGTCCTGTTGAGTGATGGCGAGATGGACGAAGGATCGAACTGGGAAGCGCTCATGTTTGCGGCGCATCATGGGCTGGACAACCTCACGGCAATTATTGACTACAACAAGCTTCAGAGTCTGGATACAGTGGACAACACCCTGGGGCTTGAGCCTTTGCGCGAGAAGCTCGCCGCTTTCAATTGGAGCGTTGTTGAGGCTGATGGGCATGACCATGATGCCTTAGAGTCCGCGATTGGCTCCGGGTCACCGGGGCTGCCACTTGTAGTTATCGCTCATACCGTTAAGGGCAAAGGCGTCAGCTTTATGGAGAATGAGGTCTTGTGGCACTATCGCAATCCCGATGATGGGCTGCTCGACAGAGCATTGAAGGACATTGCCGGGTCGCAAAGGGATGCGTGA
- a CDS encoding transketolase family protein, with translation MRDAFLNELLALAEVQPNVVLVVGDLGFGVVEPFADRFPERFFNAGVAEQNMMSLCAGLASEGCHVFAYSIANFPTFRCAEQIRNDVDYHNLPVTIVSVGGGVAYGNLGYSHHALQDYALMRVLPNMLIAAPGDPWETRACLRYLIDNPGPSYLRLGKSGEASVHSHVPEVSPGQWLKVQGQPESTSAIVTTGATLAIAQAWLARGEYPEHNLYSLPLWGMRQKQYQAAQVEQFQRVVTAEDHIADAGFGSWFREALHDGRSSCEVSSRALSAEVFGKVGAQSTLNALGGL, from the coding sequence ATGCGTGATGCATTTCTCAACGAGCTTCTTGCGCTCGCCGAAGTTCAGCCAAACGTTGTGCTGGTTGTGGGAGATCTGGGCTTTGGCGTTGTAGAGCCATTTGCGGACCGTTTTCCCGAGCGGTTTTTTAACGCAGGGGTCGCCGAGCAAAACATGATGAGCCTTTGCGCCGGGCTCGCTTCCGAAGGCTGTCATGTATTTGCCTATTCCATCGCCAACTTTCCAACTTTTCGCTGCGCGGAACAGATACGCAACGATGTGGACTATCACAATCTCCCTGTGACCATCGTTTCGGTGGGTGGCGGTGTTGCTTACGGAAACCTGGGTTATTCCCACCATGCCCTGCAGGACTATGCATTAATGCGTGTGCTGCCGAACATGCTGATTGCGGCACCGGGTGATCCCTGGGAGACCCGCGCTTGCTTGCGTTATTTGATCGATAATCCCGGGCCTTCCTACCTGCGCCTGGGTAAGTCGGGCGAAGCGTCCGTGCACAGCCATGTGCCGGAAGTTTCCCCGGGGCAATGGCTAAAGGTGCAGGGGCAGCCAGAGTCGACGTCGGCGATTGTGACGACTGGAGCGACGCTTGCTATCGCTCAGGCCTGGCTGGCGCGCGGTGAATACCCTGAGCACAATCTCTATTCACTGCCCTTGTGGGGCATGCGTCAAAAACAGTACCAGGCCGCACAGGTAGAGCAATTTCAGCGTGTGGTGACTGCTGAGGATCATATTGCCGATGCAGGTTTTGGTAGTTGGTTTCGCGAGGCCCTTCACGATGGCCGATCCAGCTGTGAGGTGTCGTCGCGGGCCCTGAGCGCAGAGGTCTTTGGGAAGGTCGGCGCGCAGAGCACGCTGAACGCCCTTGGTGGACTTTAG
- a CDS encoding glycosyltransferase family 2 protein produces MTLDILIPTFNRCSDLAKNVRLLNTLIEEEGSGLSCRILVSNNCSEDDTASTLELLQSEVQTELIVFNQTENLGGEGNVIFLLHQATAERVMIVGDDDFLPRGYLREVIRLLERSPELRAIIPGIASLYCDGNVVPERNERFDSRLYPAGHSSVRAISYLGHQISGIVFMRQGMLDAYLTEPSLRNLYPTVFFLGYSCENGQVVYLPKLKVLISQDNQKYWNYDASGLLSEIFRNYQLLYPRRPFLRLSMCLSVMIKQPTRLSFRMSPLYAVPAFFHLLFAPGVDPLVRLVLPVLFPVLYVRRIFRFLLRRIGWLR; encoded by the coding sequence ATGACACTCGATATTCTCATCCCGACGTTCAATCGATGCTCTGACCTTGCCAAAAACGTGCGCTTGTTGAACACGCTGATTGAGGAGGAGGGGAGCGGTTTAAGTTGCCGAATCCTCGTCTCCAACAACTGCTCAGAGGACGACACCGCCAGCACTCTGGAATTGCTGCAGAGTGAGGTACAAACCGAACTCATTGTGTTCAACCAGACAGAGAACCTGGGTGGCGAGGGGAACGTGATCTTCCTGCTCCATCAGGCTACGGCCGAGCGGGTAATGATCGTGGGAGACGACGATTTTCTGCCCCGGGGTTATTTGCGTGAAGTGATAAGGCTTCTGGAGCGCAGTCCCGAGCTGCGGGCCATCATCCCGGGGATAGCGTCGTTGTATTGTGACGGAAACGTGGTGCCCGAGCGCAATGAGCGTTTTGATAGCAGGCTGTATCCGGCGGGACACTCAAGTGTGAGGGCGATCTCCTATTTAGGACATCAGATAAGCGGTATTGTGTTTATGCGCCAGGGAATGCTGGACGCCTATCTGACCGAGCCGTCGCTCAGAAACCTATATCCCACGGTGTTTTTTCTGGGTTACAGCTGTGAGAACGGTCAGGTTGTGTATCTTCCAAAATTGAAGGTCCTTATCAGCCAGGACAACCAAAAGTACTGGAACTATGATGCATCGGGGCTCTTGTCCGAGATCTTCAGGAATTACCAGCTCCTGTATCCGCGGCGGCCTTTCTTGAGACTTTCTATGTGTCTTAGCGTGATGATTAAGCAGCCCACACGGCTGAGTTTTCGGATGAGCCCTCTGTATGCGGTCCCTGCGTTCTTTCATTTATTGTTCGCGCCCGGCGTAGACCCACTTGTACGCCTTGTGCTTCCTGTTTTGTTTCCTGTTCTCTACGTCCGCCGTATCTTCCGGTTTCTACTACGCCGCATAGGTTGGTTGCGCTGA